The following proteins are co-located in the Candidatus Accumulibacter cognatus genome:
- a CDS encoding flagellar protein FliT: protein MSSSLSALEHLLALAEAMLSAAENSDWDLLARYEADRRALTDSLPNNLTSQLAPAAAVRARTLIENCQRCDARIRPLVEARLNELRVVLREV, encoded by the coding sequence ATGAGTTCCTCCCTGAGCGCGCTCGAGCACCTGCTGGCGCTTGCCGAAGCGATGCTCAGTGCCGCCGAGAACAGTGACTGGGACTTGCTGGCCAGGTACGAGGCTGACCGCCGAGCCCTGACCGACAGCCTGCCAAACAACCTGACAAGCCAGCTCGCACCTGCGGCGGCCGTGCGTGCGCGCACGCTGATCGAGAATTGCCAGCGCTGCGATGCGCGCATCCGCCCGCTGGTCGAAGCCCGCCTGAACGAACTGCGCGTCGTCCTGCGAGAGGTTTGA
- the fliD gene encoding flagellar filament capping protein FliD, which yields MTVSSPGLGSNLDVNSIVSQLMAVEKRPLTVLAQKQAGFQAKISALGSLQGTISAMQTAAGNLVPVSGTTAAQKFTVLRTSVADATIASATTTSSAVAGTYSLAVTQLATQHSITTPGGASSPFSGTNGTLSDGGTLTLALGTADGVTVSKTTDITIADDSTPEAIRDAINAANAGVAALVINGTDGKQLLLTSDTAGSNQVIKISGSTGLSFVAPEARHHSVSTDIGVFSGVGGTLPVSGTLTIKLGDSDGSNINKTTDVTIAADSTPEMMRDAINSASAGVTAEVIDGTSGKQLVLTSNASGSNQFIELSGSAAPANTRSDPVEPADTFTQTHAALGATFTLNGVAVSSATNTVTTAIDGITLNLLKGPEAPATSLSTTLTISKDNTSLTTGVNALVKAINDFQSTARNLGSYDATSKKAGTLNGDSTLRTAQNSFRTALGEIPSALTGASLQRLSDIGVSLQKDGTLTVDAAKLSTAIGKDFNGVANLVAAYGSAVKSAADGLVGSGGLIAARSDGLNSSIVNLGKQSTVISNRLIDIEARYRKQFTSLDTLIAGMTTTSTFLTQQLANLPKYSNS from the coding sequence ATGACGGTCTCGTCACCGGGCCTCGGTTCGAACCTTGATGTGAACAGCATCGTCAGCCAGTTGATGGCGGTGGAAAAACGACCGCTGACCGTTCTGGCACAGAAACAGGCCGGCTTTCAGGCCAAGATATCGGCGCTCGGATCGCTGCAGGGGACGATTTCGGCCATGCAAACGGCGGCAGGGAATCTGGTGCCCGTCAGTGGCACGACGGCAGCGCAGAAATTCACGGTGTTGAGAACGTCGGTGGCCGACGCGACGATCGCTTCGGCGACCACGACATCGAGCGCGGTAGCCGGCACCTATAGTCTGGCAGTGACCCAACTCGCCACTCAGCACAGCATCACCACGCCGGGCGGAGCCAGTTCGCCTTTCTCGGGAACCAACGGAACCCTCTCGGACGGCGGTACGCTGACCCTTGCACTCGGCACGGCGGACGGCGTCACGGTGAGCAAGACGACCGACATCACCATCGCGGATGACTCCACGCCTGAGGCCATCCGCGACGCGATCAACGCCGCCAACGCTGGCGTTGCGGCGCTGGTGATCAATGGGACCGATGGCAAGCAACTCCTGTTGACCAGCGACACCGCCGGCAGCAACCAGGTCATCAAGATTTCTGGAAGTACTGGCCTGTCCTTCGTCGCTCCAGAGGCCAGGCACCACAGCGTCAGCACGGACATCGGCGTATTTTCCGGGGTCGGCGGCACCCTGCCGGTTAGCGGCACGCTGACCATCAAACTCGGTGACAGCGACGGTTCCAATATCAACAAGACCACCGATGTCACGATCGCCGCCGACTCCACCCCGGAAATGATGCGCGACGCCATCAACAGCGCGAGCGCAGGCGTGACGGCAGAGGTCATAGACGGCACCTCAGGTAAGCAGCTCGTGTTGACCAGCAACGCCAGCGGTAGTAACCAGTTCATCGAATTGTCGGGGAGCGCCGCCCCAGCCAACACCCGCTCGGATCCGGTCGAGCCGGCAGATACCTTTACCCAGACGCACGCCGCACTCGGCGCCACCTTCACGCTGAATGGCGTTGCGGTGTCGTCCGCCACCAACACCGTGACGACGGCGATCGACGGCATCACCCTGAATCTGTTGAAAGGCCCGGAAGCGCCCGCGACCTCGCTCAGCACCACGCTGACGATCAGCAAGGACAATACCAGCCTGACCACCGGCGTCAATGCGCTGGTCAAGGCGATCAACGATTTCCAGAGTACCGCCAGGAATCTCGGCAGTTACGATGCCACCAGCAAGAAAGCTGGTACGCTCAACGGTGACAGCACGCTGCGGACAGCACAGAATTCCTTCCGCACCGCACTTGGCGAGATTCCCTCCGCGCTCACCGGTGCCAGCCTGCAACGTCTGTCGGACATCGGCGTCAGCCTGCAGAAGGACGGCACGCTGACCGTCGATGCCGCCAAACTGAGCACGGCCATCGGCAAGGATTTCAACGGCGTCGCCAACCTGGTCGCCGCCTACGGCAGCGCGGTCAAGAGCGCTGCTGATGGACTGGTCGGTAGCGGTGGCCTGATTGCCGCCCGCAGCGACGGACTCAATTCCTCGATCGTCAACCTCGGCAAGCAATCGACCGTGATATCGAATCGGCTGATCGATATCGAAGCGCGCTATCGCAAGCAATTCACCTCTCTCGACACGCTCATCGCAGGAATGACCACGACCAGCACTTTCCTGACGCAGCAACTCGCCAATCTGCCCAAGTACAGTAATAGTTAA
- a CDS encoding flagellar hook-length control protein FliK — MIRPDIANRLQPTADLAPRPTPPGQEITDKLSGLVVGQRLLAEIQSLLPNGSYRALINQRSVTLALPFAARSGDAIELEVAESNGKLTLAVLAKAGADGGRGGIEAATTSLSRTGQLIGDLLGGTRNAGPVALPLNGNQPIAASPPANAQELLPLLKEAISKSGMFYESHQAEWLGGRYSKAQLLQEPQGKLAPLVAAKQLTASQVATTQASSPVAEPLTMPDASVGITSEQVRPVDLNLNLSISAPAPGLQEVQGKSASLVATPLEAAPQITAAQASSLAGEPHGMTDPAVEATQAQTRPVDPSPATHQSASLLQVPEGRPAPVLAEPPVTAPRLPATPVVTLQEFPQAAEPPAMSGSAVETTQAQARPVDLNPTSSQSAQSSQTQPSQTLQPPSSVLPSQPVAPQAQAIVQQQLEAFATQNFSWQGQIWPGQQIRWEIANEINHRERRGDGAADSGENSEKWQTRLRLTLPQLGEVDARLHIQGKQITLAVVAPDAGTRTRLRSEVAALRSQFEQAGLDLASLGITAPPASIQPAQ; from the coding sequence ATGATCCGCCCCGACATCGCCAACCGCCTGCAGCCGACTGCCGATCTCGCGCCGCGGCCGACACCACCGGGACAGGAGATTACCGACAAACTGTCCGGCCTCGTCGTCGGACAGCGCTTGTTGGCTGAAATCCAGTCGCTGCTGCCTAACGGCTCGTACCGTGCGCTGATTAACCAGCGCAGCGTCACCCTTGCCTTGCCCTTTGCCGCCAGGAGCGGCGACGCGATCGAGCTGGAGGTCGCCGAGAGCAACGGCAAGCTGACTCTGGCGGTGCTGGCAAAAGCAGGAGCCGACGGCGGTCGGGGTGGTATCGAAGCTGCCACCACCAGTCTGAGCCGCACCGGGCAATTGATCGGCGATCTGCTTGGCGGCACACGCAACGCCGGCCCCGTGGCGCTGCCGCTCAACGGCAATCAGCCGATCGCCGCCAGCCCGCCGGCTAACGCCCAGGAGCTGCTGCCGCTACTCAAGGAGGCGATCAGCAAGAGCGGCATGTTTTACGAATCGCATCAGGCGGAATGGCTTGGGGGCCGCTACAGCAAGGCGCAATTGCTGCAGGAGCCACAAGGGAAGCTGGCTCCCCTGGTCGCAGCGAAACAGCTCACAGCTTCCCAAGTTGCGACCACGCAGGCATCATCCCCGGTTGCCGAGCCTCTCACCATGCCAGACGCATCCGTCGGGATCACATCAGAACAGGTCAGGCCGGTGGACCTGAACCTGAACCTCTCCATCAGCGCGCCGGCACCCGGATTGCAGGAAGTGCAGGGGAAATCGGCTTCCCTGGTGGCCACACCACTAGAGGCGGCTCCCCAGATCACGGCTGCACAGGCATCGTCCCTGGCAGGAGAACCCCACGGCATGACAGACCCCGCCGTGGAGGCCACGCAAGCACAGACCAGGCCAGTAGACCCAAGTCCCGCCACCCACCAGTCAGCATCACTGCTGCAAGTGCCAGAGGGAAGACCGGCTCCAGTGTTGGCCGAACCGCCAGTCACGGCGCCCCGGCTTCCGGCTACCCCAGTCGTGACCCTGCAGGAGTTCCCCCAGGCTGCCGAACCACCGGCCATGTCAGGCAGTGCCGTGGAAACCACCCAGGCACAGGCCAGGCCAGTGGATCTGAACCCTACTAGCAGCCAGTCGGCCCAATCTTCCCAAACCCAACCATCCCAAACTCTTCAGCCTCCCTCATCAGTACTGCCTTCCCAGCCCGTCGCCCCACAGGCGCAGGCGATCGTCCAGCAGCAACTCGAAGCCTTTGCGACCCAGAATTTTTCATGGCAGGGACAAATCTGGCCCGGTCAGCAAATCCGGTGGGAGATTGCCAACGAAATTAACCACCGTGAACGCAGGGGTGACGGCGCTGCTGATTCCGGCGAGAACAGCGAAAAGTGGCAGACACGGCTGCGTCTAACACTTCCCCAGCTCGGCGAGGTCGATGCCCGGCTGCACATCCAGGGCAAGCAGATCACGCTGGCCGTGGTCGCCCCCGACGCCGGAACCCGCACACGATTGCGCAGCGAGGTCGCAGCCCTGCGCAGCCAGTTCGAACAGGCCGGCCTGGACCTCGCGTCATTGGGAATTACCGCGCCACCAGCGAGTATCCAGCCCGCTCAATGA
- the fliS gene encoding flagellar export chaperone FliS, with amino-acid sequence MFGNARNAISAYQKVGIDAAIEVADPYRLILLLFAGAQTAIGKARAAMQQQQIAAKGEAISKAIDIIGNGLKVSLDLEQGGELAERLYALYDYMVLRLLRANLDNDLRALEEVAALLEEIHGAWREISPQARQRAVA; translated from the coding sequence ATGTTCGGCAATGCACGCAACGCGATTTCAGCCTATCAGAAAGTAGGTATCGATGCAGCCATCGAGGTGGCCGACCCGTACCGGCTGATTCTGCTGCTCTTCGCCGGCGCCCAGACCGCTATCGGCAAGGCCCGCGCTGCCATGCAGCAACAACAGATCGCCGCCAAGGGGGAAGCCATTTCCAAGGCCATCGACATCATCGGCAACGGCCTCAAGGTCAGCCTCGACCTCGAACAGGGTGGCGAACTCGCCGAGCGCCTCTATGCCCTTTACGACTACATGGTGCTGCGACTGCTGCGCGCCAACCTCGACAACGATTTGCGCGCGCTCGAAGAAGTCGCGGCCCTGCTCGAAGAGATTCATGGCGCCTGGCGAGAAATCTCACCCCAAGCGCGACAAAGAGCCGTTGCATGA
- a CDS encoding heme utilization protein, producing MSIITSLTTTQISTLDAGQIAALTTSEIRELSTNQIAAGLSTTQIVALTPAQVAAFTTDQLVNGLTTAQLAAMETTDVAALKTSQVAALTTTQIANLGTSQIVALTSSQVAALTTNQLINGLTTNQLTVLETRDVAALKTVQVAALTSSQIAIVLGSSQIAAIRTSQVAALTTAQVATLGAAQIAALTTVQARALTTNQLVNGLTTAQLAAMETADVAALKTSQVAALSTTQIANLGTSQIVALTSSQVAALTTNQLINGLTTNQLTVLETRDVAALKTVQVAALTSSQIAIVFGSSQIAAIRTSQVAALTTAQVATLGAAQIAALTTVQARALTTNQLVNGLTTAQLAAMETADVAALKTSQVAALTTTQIANLGTSQIVALTSSQVAALTTNQLINGLTTNQLTVLETRDVAALKTVQVAALTSSQIAIVFGSSQIAAIRTAQLAALTTTQVAALGTAQIAALTSAQVPAFTSNQLVNGLTTAQLAAMETADVAALKTSQVAALTTTQIANLGTSQIVALTSSQVAALTTNQLINGLTTNQLTVLETRDVAALKTVQVAALTSSQIAIVFGSSQIAAIRTAQLAALTTTQVAALGTAQIAALTSAQVPAFTSNQLVNGLTTAQLAAMETADVAALKTSQVAALTTTQIANLGTSQIVALTSSQVRALTTNQLINGLTTNQLTALETRDVAALKTSQLVALTSSQIAIVLGSSQIAGIGTSQVAALTTAQVASLGTAQIVALTTAQVRALTTNQLVNGLTSTQLQAIEATDVAALKSSQIAALSTTQIANLGTSQFAALTSSQIGALTVTQITGGLTTNQLSTMDATEVSAFKTSQVAALTTSQIAIVLRTSQIAGIGTSQIAALTTSQVASLDTAQVVALTTAQVRALTTNQLVNGLTTTQLQAIEATDVAVLKTSQIAALASSQIANLGTAQVVALTTTQVGALTASQIASGLTTAQVRAMEAADIAALRTSQIVALTTAQVAALTVTQIASGLTTAQVKAMEAADVAALGTTQLAALTAAQVPVLTLSQLAAMSTAQTYALKGMFLTTTQLAALTTAQVNSASTPLILDLNEDGKLSQSISSGVQFDLLATGDKIHTGWVASGDGLLVMDRNGDGTINDGGELFGSSVTLANGEKAADGYVALSEIDSNADGVISSADDHWSDLAVWVDGNSDGISQSGELRSLESLEIVQLDLNATRTAVVDAGNIVGLISSYQTTDGTSHEMADVWFATDKNSAIQAAPPTIAAAADLRANVGNMLQAISSFNTGQAAPDPNAFGTSLLPQLAPQASIAALLQQYDPNGNPFGPSQASQTVATNSLTNPPSLDAITKGMLATGS from the coding sequence ATGTCAATCATTACGTCCCTTACGACCACGCAGATCAGTACTCTCGATGCCGGACAAATCGCCGCACTGACGACCAGCGAGATCCGGGAACTCTCCACCAACCAGATCGCCGCCGGCCTTAGCACCACCCAGATCGTGGCGCTTACCCCGGCGCAGGTCGCCGCATTCACCACCGATCAGCTCGTCAATGGCCTCACCACCGCGCAGCTGGCGGCCATGGAAACCACCGATGTCGCGGCACTCAAGACCAGCCAGGTCGCCGCCCTGACCACCACTCAGATCGCCAATCTCGGCACCAGCCAGATCGTCGCGCTGACCTCGTCGCAGGTCGCCGCGCTCACCACCAATCAGCTCATCAACGGCCTCACCACCAACCAGCTGACGGTCCTGGAAACCCGTGATGTCGCGGCACTCAAGACTGTCCAGGTGGCCGCGCTCACCAGTAGCCAGATCGCCATCGTCCTTGGCAGCAGCCAGATCGCTGCAATCAGAACGTCGCAGGTCGCCGCCCTGACCACCGCCCAGGTCGCCACGCTTGGCGCCGCCCAGATCGCCGCGCTGACCACAGTGCAGGCCCGCGCCCTGACCACCAATCAGCTCGTCAATGGCCTCACCACCGCGCAGCTGGCGGCCATGGAAACCGCCGATGTCGCGGCCCTCAAGACCAGCCAGGTCGCCGCCCTCAGCACCACTCAGATCGCCAATCTCGGCACCAGCCAGATCGTCGCGCTGACCTCGTCCCAGGTCGCCGCGCTCACCACCAACCAGCTCATCAACGGCCTCACCACCAACCAGCTGACGGTCCTGGAAACCCGTGATGTGGCGGCACTCAAGACTGTCCAGGTGGCCGCGCTCACCAGCAGCCAGATCGCCATCGTGTTTGGCAGCAGCCAGATCGCTGCGATCAGAACGTCGCAGGTCGCCGCCCTGACCACCGCCCAGGTCGCCACGCTTGGCGCCGCCCAGATCGCCGCGCTGACCACAGTGCAGGCCCGCGCCCTGACCACCAATCAGCTCGTCAATGGCCTCACCACCGCCCAACTGGCGGCCATGGAAACCGCCGATGTCGCGGCACTCAAGACCAGCCAGGTCGCCGCCCTGACCACCACTCAGATCGCCAATCTCGGCACCAGCCAGATCGTCGCGCTGACCTCGTCGCAGGTCGCCGCGCTCACCACCAATCAGCTCATCAACGGCCTCACCACCAACCAGCTGACGGTCCTGGAAACCCGTGATGTGGCGGCACTCAAGACTGTCCAGGTGGCCGCGCTCACCAGCAGCCAGATCGCCATCGTGTTTGGCAGCAGCCAGATCGCTGCGATCAGAACCGCCCAGCTCGCCGCCCTGACCACCACCCAGGTCGCCGCTCTCGGCACCGCCCAGATCGCCGCCCTGACCTCGGCGCAGGTTCCCGCATTCACCTCCAATCAGCTCGTCAATGGCCTCACCACCGCGCAGCTGGCGGCCATGGAAACCGCCGATGTCGCGGCCCTCAAGACCAGCCAGGTCGCCGCCCTGACCACCACTCAGATCGCCAATCTCGGCACCAGCCAGATCGTCGCGCTGACCTCGTCCCAGGTCGCCGCGCTCACCACCAATCAGCTCATCAACGGCCTCACCACCAACCAGCTGACGGTCCTGGAAACCCGTGATGTGGCGGCACTCAAGACTGTCCAGGTGGCCGCGCTCACCAGCAGCCAGATCGCCATCGTGTTTGGCAGCAGCCAGATCGCTGCGATCAGAACCGCCCAGCTCGCCGCCCTGACCACCACCCAGGTCGCCGCTCTCGGCACCGCCCAGATCGCCGCCCTGACCTCGGCGCAGGTTCCCGCATTCACCTCCAATCAGCTCGTCAATGGCCTCACCACCGCGCAGCTGGCGGCCATGGAAACCGCCGATGTCGCGGCCCTCAAGACCAGTCAGGTCGCCGCCCTGACCACCACTCAGATCGCCAATCTCGGCACCAGCCAGATCGTCGCGCTGACCTCGTCGCAGGTCCGCGCCCTGACCACCAACCAGCTCATCAACGGCCTTACCACCAACCAGCTGACGGCCCTGGAAACCCGCGATGTCGCGGCACTCAAGACCAGCCAGCTGGTCGCGCTCACAAGCAGCCAGATCGCGATCGTCCTTGGCAGCAGCCAGATCGCCGGGATCGGCACGTCGCAGGTTGCCGCCCTCACCACCGCCCAAGTCGCCAGTCTCGGCACCGCCCAGATCGTCGCGCTGACCACGGCGCAGGTCCGCGCACTGACCACCAATCAACTTGTCAACGGCCTCACCAGCACCCAACTGCAAGCGATCGAGGCGACTGATGTCGCAGCACTCAAGAGCAGCCAGATCGCCGCTCTGAGCACTACTCAGATCGCCAACCTCGGCACCTCCCAATTCGCGGCGCTGACTTCTTCACAGATCGGCGCACTCACGGTCACCCAGATCACAGGCGGCCTCACCACCAACCAGCTCAGCACCATGGATGCCACCGAAGTCTCGGCATTCAAGACCAGCCAGGTAGCCGCGCTCACCACCAGTCAGATCGCCATCGTCCTGCGCACTAGTCAGATCGCCGGCATCGGCACGTCGCAGATCGCCGCCCTCACTACCTCCCAGGTGGCCAGTCTCGACACCGCCCAGGTCGTCGCACTGACCACGGCGCAGGTCCGCGCACTGACCACCAATCAGCTCGTCAACGGCCTCACCACCACCCAGTTGCAGGCGATCGAGGCGACTGATGTCGCGGTACTCAAGACCAGCCAGATTGCCGCCCTTGCCAGCAGTCAGATCGCCAACCTTGGCACCGCTCAGGTGGTCGCGCTGACCACGACTCAGGTCGGCGCGCTCACCGCCAGTCAGATTGCCAGCGGCCTCACCACTGCCCAAGTGAGAGCGATGGAAGCTGCCGATATCGCAGCTCTGCGAACCAGCCAGATCGTCGCTCTGACCACCGCGCAGGTTGCCGCACTCACGGTCACCCAGATCGCCAGCGGCCTCACCACTGCCCAGGTAAAGGCCATGGAAGCCGCCGATGTCGCAGCACTCGGTACCACTCAGCTCGCCGCACTCACCGCCGCTCAGGTTCCCGTCCTGACCCTCAGCCAGCTCGCCGCCATGAGCACCGCTCAGACCTATGCCCTCAAGGGGATGTTCCTGACGACCACACAACTCGCCGCCCTGACCACGGCTCAGGTCAACTCCGCTTCGACGCCCCTGATTCTTGATCTCAACGAGGATGGCAAACTATCGCAGAGCATTTCTTCGGGCGTTCAGTTCGACCTGTTGGCAACCGGCGACAAGATTCATACCGGCTGGGTTGCCAGCGGTGACGGCCTCCTGGTCATGGACCGCAATGGCGACGGAACCATCAACGACGGCGGTGAATTGTTCGGATCATCGGTCACGCTGGCCAACGGCGAAAAGGCTGCAGACGGCTATGTCGCCCTGAGCGAAATCGACAGCAATGCCGACGGCGTCATTAGTTCGGCAGACGATCATTGGTCGGATCTGGCAGTCTGGGTAGACGGCAATTCGGACGGGATCAGCCAGTCGGGAGAACTACGTTCCCTCGAGTCGCTGGAAATAGTTCAACTCGACCTGAATGCGACGAGAACTGCGGTGGTCGATGCGGGCAATATCGTCGGACTGATTTCGAGTTACCAGACCACCGATGGGACAAGTCACGAGATGGCCGACGTCTGGTTCGCAACCGACAAGAACTCCGCAATCCAGGCAGCGCCGCCTACCATTGCGGCGGCGGCGGATCTCAGAGCGAATGTGGGCAACATGCTGCAGGCCATCTCCTCGTTCAACACCGGACAGGCAGCGCCCGACCCGAACGCTTTTGGTACCAGCCTCCTGCCTCAACTCGCCCCGCAGGCAAGCATTGCGGCCTTGTTGCAGCAATACGATCCGAACGGCAATCCGTTCGGTCCATCCCAGGCTTCACAGACGGTGGCGACCAACTCGCTGACCAATCCGCCAAGCCTGGATGCGATCACCAAGGGCATGCTCGCGACAGGTAGTTAA
- a CDS encoding tetratricopeptide repeat protein, with product MAALRGVVVRDDVIVSLLMQAWNGQLELLQLIDQCSKLEQERRAPLAAILYQTWLKRTPSTHAHAAYFNLGATLSNLGDLVASEEAYRQAIALSPGFIQPRLNLGLVLERRGFLDQAVEEWLWVERNVPADTDEYKPFLLLALNNLGRVLEIKKEYRDATDYLDRSLSIDPTQSDVLHHWVFLRMKQCCWPVYRPTGKVSPELMENSTSALAMLAMTDDPAVQLAAARRYADKKVLKDLPSLAKPGGYGHRKIRIGYCSSDFCLHPVAMLMVEMFESHDREKFEVYAYCWSPEDGSEVRKRVIAAMDHFQRIDQLGDEEAACLIREHEIDILVDLQGQTAGARMNMLAYRPAPIQITYLGLPATTGLPFIDYVIADRFLIPEEEARYYSEKPLYMPDIYQVSDRKRALGTPPSRASCGLPEDRFVYCSFNNNFKFTPEMFSVWMNILRRVSGSVLWLLADNPWAETNLRQEAINQGIEPSRLIFTERVAPENYLARYQIADLFLDTFPFNAGTTANDALWMGLPVLTRSGRTFASRMAGALLTAANLGELITYQLSDYEEKAVALGHRRTECERMRAHLIRERTQGVLFDTHLFVRNLESRLLQLTMHLPTTSSPL from the coding sequence ATGGCAGCCTTGAGGGGAGTGGTAGTGCGCGACGATGTAATTGTTTCTCTGCTGATGCAGGCATGGAACGGGCAACTCGAACTGCTGCAACTCATCGACCAGTGCAGCAAACTGGAGCAGGAACGGCGCGCGCCCCTGGCAGCGATCCTCTACCAGACCTGGCTCAAGAGAACCCCTTCAACCCACGCCCATGCGGCGTACTTCAACCTCGGCGCAACGCTGTCGAATCTCGGGGATCTGGTGGCTTCGGAAGAGGCTTACCGGCAGGCGATCGCCCTGTCTCCTGGCTTCATTCAACCTCGACTCAACCTTGGGCTGGTCCTTGAGCGCCGGGGCTTTCTGGACCAGGCGGTAGAAGAGTGGCTATGGGTTGAACGCAATGTTCCCGCCGACACGGATGAATACAAGCCCTTCCTGCTGCTTGCCCTGAACAATCTTGGCCGGGTACTGGAGATCAAAAAGGAATATCGGGATGCCACAGACTATCTCGACAGGAGTCTGTCGATCGATCCCACCCAGTCGGATGTACTCCACCACTGGGTATTCCTGCGCATGAAACAATGCTGTTGGCCAGTTTATCGCCCCACCGGCAAGGTCAGCCCGGAACTGATGGAGAATTCCACCTCCGCCCTGGCCATGCTTGCGATGACCGATGATCCTGCGGTACAACTGGCCGCCGCGCGACGCTACGCGGACAAGAAGGTACTCAAGGATCTGCCATCCCTCGCCAAGCCAGGAGGCTACGGACACCGGAAAATCCGCATCGGCTACTGCTCCTCGGATTTCTGCCTGCATCCGGTCGCGATGCTGATGGTGGAGATGTTCGAATCCCATGACCGAGAGAAATTCGAGGTCTATGCGTATTGCTGGAGTCCGGAAGATGGCTCGGAGGTACGCAAGCGGGTGATTGCCGCCATGGATCACTTCCAACGTATCGATCAACTCGGCGACGAGGAAGCGGCTTGCCTGATTCGGGAACACGAGATCGATATTCTGGTGGACCTGCAGGGCCAGACTGCTGGTGCCCGAATGAACATGCTGGCCTACCGACCGGCCCCAATACAGATCACCTATCTCGGCCTGCCTGCCACCACCGGCCTCCCATTCATCGACTATGTCATTGCCGACCGCTTCCTCATCCCCGAAGAGGAAGCACGCTACTATTCCGAAAAGCCCCTCTATATGCCTGACATCTATCAGGTCAGCGACCGCAAGCGCGCGCTGGGAACCCCCCCTAGCCGGGCGAGCTGCGGGCTACCGGAAGACCGCTTTGTGTACTGCTCATTCAATAACAACTTCAAGTTCACCCCAGAAATGTTCAGCGTCTGGATGAACATCCTGCGCCGTGTGTCCGGCAGCGTGTTGTGGTTACTGGCCGACAATCCCTGGGCTGAAACAAACCTGCGTCAGGAAGCCATCAATCAGGGCATTGAACCCTCCCGCCTGATCTTCACCGAGCGGGTTGCTCCTGAAAACTATCTGGCCCGCTACCAGATTGCGGATCTGTTCCTTGACACCTTTCCATTCAATGCCGGCACAACTGCGAACGACGCCCTATGGATGGGCCTGCCCGTACTGACCCGGAGTGGACGTACCTTTGCGTCCCGTATGGCTGGCGCGCTGCTGACCGCAGCCAATCTCGGGGAACTGATTACCTACCAGCTCAGTGACTATGAAGAAAAGGCGGTTGCCCTGGGTCATCGTCGAACCGAATGCGAACGGATGCGGGCACACCTGATCAGAGAGCGCACTCAGGGAGTGCTGTTCGATACTCACTTGTTCGTACGCAATCTGGAAAGCCGGTTGTTGCAATTGACCATGCATCTCCCGACAACTTCATCGCCACTGTGA
- a CDS encoding flagellar protein FlaG, translating to MNIPSTAASLPPQSNLVVVSSAARDIKTTGESRTIDPTLTLLPVQPPDRAQLEAATQSVRDFVKPINDNLEFSVDGDSGQLVVKIIDSATKEVIRQVPSQEMLAIAKALDSIKGLFVKQSA from the coding sequence ATGAACATTCCATCCACTGCCGCTTCACTACCTCCCCAGAGCAATCTGGTTGTTGTCAGCTCTGCGGCACGTGACATCAAAACAACGGGCGAAAGCAGAACCATTGACCCCACGCTGACCCTGCTGCCGGTACAGCCCCCCGACCGGGCACAGCTTGAAGCAGCCACCCAGAGCGTCCGCGATTTCGTCAAGCCGATCAACGACAATCTGGAGTTCAGTGTGGACGGAGATTCCGGGCAATTGGTGGTCAAGATCATCGACAGCGCCACCAAGGAAGTGATTCGCCAGGTGCCTTCGCAGGAAATGCTGGCCATCGCCAAGGCTCTCGACAGCATCAAGGGATTATTTGTCAAACAGTCGGCCTGA